From a region of the Helianthus annuus cultivar XRQ/B chromosome 5, HanXRQr2.0-SUNRISE, whole genome shotgun sequence genome:
- the LOC110940544 gene encoding UPF0426 protein At1g28150, chloroplastic, producing the protein MASLCLIHSLPSSSASSWKSVGRKQVTRACANNNCQPNSFFLSPSDERILKKALKEPVAFMGGMFAGVLRLDLNEDPLKEWVTRTVEASGFVTDEDELDPQPQEVPQQIEIE; encoded by the exons ATGGCGTCCCTCTGCCTAATACATTCTCTTCcatcatcatctgcatcatcG TGGAAATCGGTTGGTCGGAAGCAAGTAACAAGAGCGTGTGCTAATAATAACTGCCAACCCAATTCCTTTTTCCTCAGTCCCTCTGATGAGCGTATTCTAAAGAAAGCTCTCAAG GAGCCTGTTGCTTTCATGGGAGGGATGTTTGCAGGAGTTCTGCGGTTAGATTTGAATGAAGATCCACTCAAGGAATGGGTTACAAGGACTGTGGAAGCCTCTGGGTTTGTAACAGATGAGGATGAACTTGACCCTCAACCACAAGAGGTTCCCCAGCAGATAGAGATTGAATGA